A genomic segment from Deinococcus sp. YIM 77859 encodes:
- a CDS encoding alpha/beta fold hydrolase: MSGRSVYTPVRGLLTHARVYGAGPPLVVVPGLGCASWMYVRVARELCRARTVYVYDPPGHGCSQGGSGSPRTIEDLTDHLAAWLEQTGLGSVPLLGHSLGGEVIFDLAARYPQCVSALIACAPTGIPENPHLAVQLVRLLLDIPRERPGLLLPALAAYLRSGPCRMVRLARDQQEHDTGPLLPHVRVPTLLLDGTGDPVIQTWTLEAICHAIPEAVVCEIPGGSHALTDSFPRTVARCTLDFLKQCGV; this comes from the coding sequence TTGAGCGGCCGCTCCGTGTACACGCCCGTTCGGGGTCTTCTCACACATGCCCGGGTGTACGGCGCGGGCCCACCGCTGGTCGTGGTGCCGGGTCTGGGCTGCGCCTCTTGGATGTACGTGCGGGTCGCCCGTGAACTCTGCCGCGCCCGGACCGTCTATGTCTACGATCCGCCGGGGCACGGCTGTAGCCAGGGCGGCTCCGGCTCTCCCCGCACCATCGAGGACCTCACCGACCACCTTGCCGCCTGGCTGGAACAGACTGGCCTGGGCAGCGTGCCCCTGCTCGGCCACTCGCTGGGGGGTGAAGTCATCTTTGATCTGGCCGCGCGGTACCCGCAGTGTGTCAGCGCCCTGATCGCCTGCGCGCCCACCGGCATTCCTGAAAACCCTCATCTCGCGGTGCAGCTTGTGCGCCTGCTGCTGGACATCCCCCGCGAGCGGCCCGGGCTTCTCCTGCCCGCCCTGGCCGCCTACCTGCGCAGCGGCCCGTGCCGAATGGTCCGCCTCGCCCGCGACCAGCAAGAGCACGACACCGGTCCTCTCTTGCCCCATGTTCGGGTTCCCACCCTGCTCCTCGACGGCACCGGTGACCCCGTCATTCAAACCTGGACGCTCGAGGCCATCTGCCACGCCATTCCCGAGGCCGTGGTATGCGAAATCCCTGGCGGCTCCCATGCCCTGACCGACTCCTTTCCCCGCACCGTTGCACGCTGTACCCTCGACTTTCTGAAGCAGTGTGGCGTTTAG
- a CDS encoding aminotransferase class V-fold PLP-dependent enzyme, with protein MFEDDRDPLAPHVLLTPGPTPLHPAARQAMLRGMLGHMDPEVFAVNGEIQRDLRVMYGTAPDTFTALLAGTGSLGMEAGFANLVEPGDEVLVCVNGSFGARMAEMAARYGARVRQVTAPLGQPIDPAAVAEALEGAALVAVVHGETSTGVLNPVPEIAALTRASGALLAVDAVTTAGMEPFGMEDWGIDYVYTGAQKCLSAPPGVAPVAISERALARHGARRTPTPLWYCDFEGLRDYWERRSYHHTVPVNLHFALHAALRAALEEGLPTRQARVQALGRAVLAALGPLGFRPFVADPAARLPTVLALRLPEGLDDAGLRRALREREISVTGGLGPTAGLIWRLGLMGEAARPAPYRALMSALEDLLGERGLVDRFEAALEAVPA; from the coding sequence ATGTTCGAGGATGACCGCGACCCGTTGGCGCCCCATGTCCTGCTGACCCCCGGCCCGACACCGCTCCACCCGGCGGCGCGGCAGGCGATGCTGCGCGGCATGCTGGGGCATATGGACCCCGAGGTGTTCGCGGTCAACGGCGAGATTCAGCGAGACCTGCGGGTGATGTACGGCACTGCGCCCGACACCTTTACGGCACTGCTCGCGGGCACCGGCAGCCTGGGCATGGAGGCGGGCTTTGCCAACCTGGTTGAACCGGGAGACGAGGTGCTGGTGTGCGTGAATGGTTCCTTCGGCGCGCGAATGGCCGAGATGGCGGCCCGCTACGGGGCACGGGTCCGGCAGGTGACCGCGCCCCTCGGTCAGCCCATTGACCCCGCCGCCGTAGCGGAGGCGCTTGAAGGGGCCGCCCTCGTCGCGGTGGTCCACGGCGAGACGAGCACCGGGGTCTTAAATCCTGTTCCGGAGATCGCCGCCCTGACCCGTGCCAGCGGCGCGCTGCTCGCGGTGGACGCGGTGACCACAGCTGGGATGGAACCCTTTGGGATGGAGGACTGGGGAATCGACTACGTGTACACCGGCGCGCAAAAGTGCCTTTCGGCGCCTCCGGGGGTCGCTCCGGTCGCGATCAGTGAGCGGGCCCTGGCGCGGCACGGGGCGCGCCGCACACCCACGCCGCTGTGGTACTGCGATTTCGAGGGCCTGCGCGACTACTGGGAGCGCCGCAGCTATCATCACACCGTCCCGGTGAACCTGCACTTCGCCCTTCATGCGGCTCTACGCGCAGCGCTGGAAGAGGGCCTTCCCACCCGACAGGCGCGCGTCCAGGCCCTGGGCCGAGCCGTGCTCGCGGCCCTTGGCCCCCTGGGCTTCAGGCCCTTTGTGGCTGACCCCGCGGCCCGTTTGCCCACCGTCTTGGCCCTGCGTCTCCCGGAGGGCTTGGACGACGCCGGTCTCCGCCGCGCCCTGCGCGAGCGCGAGATCAGCGTGACCGGTGGCCTGGGCCCGACGGCTGGCCTGATCTGGCGCCTCGGCCTGATGGGGGAGGCCGCGCGCCCCGCGCCCTACCGCGCCCTGATGAGCGCTCTCGAAGACCTCCTCGGGGAACGGGGGCTGGTGGACCGCTTCGAGGCGGCGCTGGAGGCCGTGCCCGCGTGA
- the pdxS gene encoding pyridoxal 5'-phosphate synthase lyase subunit PdxS, producing the protein MTEAQTGTPEIKQGFAEMFKGGVIMDVVTAEQARIAEAAGATAVMALERVPADIRKDGGVARMSDPRMIKEILGAVTIPVMAKVRIGHFVEAQILEAIGVDFIDESEVLTPADDQYHIDKTKFKVPFVCGAKNLGEALRRIGEGASMIRTKGEAGTGNIIEAVRHARTVLGEIRAIQARPAEELMTVARDLQAPYHLVQYVHAHGKLPVVNFAAGGVATPADAALMMQLGLDGVFVGSGIFKSADPERRARAIVKAVTHYQNPDILAEISEDLGAPMTGINIDHLIPAERLAGRGW; encoded by the coding sequence ATGACCGAGGCTCAAACCGGAACGCCTGAAATCAAGCAGGGCTTTGCCGAGATGTTTAAGGGCGGCGTGATCATGGACGTCGTGACGGCCGAGCAGGCGCGCATTGCCGAGGCGGCCGGCGCCACTGCGGTGATGGCTCTGGAACGCGTCCCCGCCGATATCCGCAAGGACGGCGGCGTGGCCCGCATGAGTGATCCCCGGATGATCAAGGAGATTCTCGGGGCCGTGACCATTCCCGTGATGGCCAAAGTCCGCATCGGCCACTTTGTGGAGGCGCAGATTCTGGAGGCCATCGGCGTGGACTTTATCGACGAATCCGAGGTGCTGACGCCGGCCGACGATCAGTACCACATCGACAAGACGAAGTTCAAAGTTCCCTTTGTCTGTGGCGCGAAGAACCTTGGCGAGGCGCTGCGCCGCATCGGCGAGGGTGCCTCGATGATCCGCACCAAGGGCGAGGCGGGAACCGGCAACATCATCGAGGCGGTTCGGCACGCCCGCACCGTCCTGGGCGAGATCCGGGCGATCCAGGCCCGTCCTGCTGAGGAACTGATGACGGTGGCCCGCGACCTGCAAGCGCCCTACCACCTGGTGCAGTACGTTCACGCACACGGCAAGCTGCCCGTCGTGAACTTCGCTGCCGGTGGCGTCGCGACTCCGGCCGATGCCGCCCTGATGATGCAGCTGGGGCTCGACGGTGTCTTTGTCGGCAGCGGGATCTTCAAGAGTGCCGACCCCGAGCGCCGTGCCCGGGCCATCGTCAAGGCCGTCACCCATTACCAGAACCCCGACATCCTCGCCGAGATCAGCGAGGACCTCGGCGCCCCCATGACCGGAATCAACATCGATCACCTCATTCCCGCAGAGCGCCTGGCCGGACGGGGATGGTAG
- a CDS encoding dipeptidase, whose amino-acid sequence MNPPALLLVDGHLDLAWGAGLGRDLTLELDTLRERDPVATETATVTLPELRAAGTRVCFGTLFADPAAGDARRQALAQLEQYRRWEDAGWIRRLRTGAEVAAHLAAPGAPLGVVLLMEGADPIRDPDDLPFWVAAGVRVIGPAWGRTRYAGGTNAPGPLTEAGRALVTAMRELGVTLDASHLDDASFWEALELGPRVIATHANSRALVPGNRQLSDEMARAVAAAGGVIGLVFLGSFIRSGWNVAQPRVGLAELAAHAQHYAALVGWAHVGLGTDLDGGFGREKAPAGIERYRDVPRFLTQVPKEHRAGVAGLNWARWLTRYL is encoded by the coding sequence TTGAACCCGCCTGCGCTCCTGCTGGTTGACGGCCACCTCGACCTCGCCTGGGGGGCTGGGCTGGGCCGGGACCTGACCTTGGAGCTCGACACGCTGCGGGAACGTGACCCGGTGGCGACAGAGACCGCCACCGTCACCCTGCCAGAGCTGCGCGCGGCGGGCACCCGGGTGTGTTTCGGCACCCTGTTTGCCGATCCCGCCGCGGGGGACGCTCGCCGACAGGCCCTCGCGCAACTGGAGCAGTACCGCCGCTGGGAAGACGCGGGGTGGATACGGCGGCTGCGAACGGGGGCTGAGGTCGCGGCGCACCTCGCCGCCCCGGGCGCGCCGCTTGGGGTGGTGCTCCTGATGGAGGGAGCAGACCCCATTCGCGACCCGGACGACCTGCCCTTCTGGGTGGCCGCAGGCGTGCGGGTGATCGGCCCAGCGTGGGGCCGGACCCGTTACGCGGGGGGCACGAACGCGCCGGGACCGCTGACCGAGGCGGGGCGGGCGCTCGTCACCGCGATGCGGGAACTGGGGGTGACGCTGGACGCCTCGCACCTGGACGACGCCTCGTTTTGGGAGGCGCTGGAGCTGGGCCCCAGGGTCATTGCCACGCACGCCAACAGCCGGGCGCTGGTGCCCGGCAACCGGCAGCTCAGTGACGAGATGGCGCGGGCCGTCGCAGCCGCGGGGGGCGTGATCGGGCTGGTGTTTCTGGGTTCCTTTATTCGGTCGGGCTGGAACGTGGCGCAGCCGCGTGTGGGGCTGGCGGAACTTGCCGCGCACGCCCAGCACTACGCGGCGCTGGTGGGCTGGGCGCACGTCGGGCTGGGTACCGACCTAGACGGCGGCTTCGGACGGGAAAAGGCCCCGGCGGGCATCGAGCGCTACCGGGACGTGCCGCGCTTTCTGACGCAGGTGCCCAAAGAGCACCGCGCGGGGGTGGCGGGCCTCAACTGGGCGCGCTGGCTCACGCGCTACCTTTAG
- a CDS encoding alpha/beta fold hydrolase translates to MRSLLFRSGGAALGYDVTGQGEPIVLVHGLSGSSRWWRRNVPALSATHRVYVLDLTGYGAARRQRALGVRAAAALIAAWLDHLELRHVTLIGHSMGGHICMHVAALRPERVDNLVLACASGLLKGSPYRLALHLPRAALMGRVTFVPRILADAARSGPFNLWRSATDLLKDSVQDLLPQLSARTLVVWGARDALVPAPLGRALAAAIPGARYEEIPRAGHVVMVDAPERFNALVLDFLRGDGEGGAA, encoded by the coding sequence GTGCGATCCCTGCTGTTCCGTTCCGGTGGCGCGGCGCTGGGCTATGACGTGACCGGGCAGGGTGAGCCCATCGTACTGGTACACGGCCTGAGCGGGTCGAGCCGCTGGTGGCGGCGCAACGTCCCGGCGCTCTCCGCCACGCACCGGGTGTATGTGCTGGACCTCACCGGCTACGGCGCCGCGCGCCGGCAGCGGGCCCTGGGCGTACGGGCGGCGGCGGCGCTCATCGCCGCATGGCTGGATCATCTCGAGCTGCGGCACGTCACCCTGATCGGACACTCGATGGGTGGGCATATCTGTATGCATGTGGCCGCGCTGCGCCCCGAACGGGTGGACAACCTGGTCCTGGCCTGCGCGAGCGGTCTCCTCAAGGGCAGTCCCTACCGCCTGGCCCTGCATCTGCCGCGCGCCGCCCTGATGGGCCGGGTGACCTTTGTGCCCCGCATCCTGGCGGATGCCGCGCGCAGCGGCCCTTTCAACCTCTGGCGCAGCGCGACGGACCTGCTCAAAGACAGCGTGCAGGACCTTTTGCCGCAGCTGAGTGCCCGTACCCTCGTCGTGTGGGGCGCGCGGGACGCGCTGGTGCCCGCGCCCCTGGGCCGCGCCCTGGCCGCGGCTATTCCCGGGGCCCGCTATGAGGAGATTCCCCGAGCCGGACATGTGGTGATGGTAGACGCCCCGGAGCGCTTCAATGCCCTGGTGCTCGACTTTCTACGCGGGGACGGGGAGGGCGGTGCGGCTTGA
- the pdxT gene encoding pyridoxal 5'-phosphate synthase glutaminase subunit PdxT, whose protein sequence is MVGKGRGTAQPSIGVLALQGAFREHRQRLEALGARVTEVRLPADLAGLHGLILPGGESTTIARLMDDFGLWAPMRDWYAGGGALWGTCAGAILLAREVLGAPPQFGGRQASLGLMDLTVRRNAFGRQVDSFRVPLDVRGLGAPFPAVFIRAPVIEQVGPSVEVLARHAGQIVLARQGRLLASAFHPELTPDPRLHALFLDLIAGR, encoded by the coding sequence ATGGTAGGAAAGGGGAGAGGCACGGCTCAGCCCTCGATTGGCGTTCTGGCCCTCCAGGGCGCCTTTCGTGAGCACCGGCAGCGGCTGGAGGCGCTCGGCGCGCGCGTGACGGAAGTCCGCCTTCCCGCCGACCTCGCCGGGCTGCACGGGCTGATTCTGCCCGGGGGCGAGAGCACCACCATCGCTCGGCTGATGGACGACTTTGGTTTGTGGGCTCCGATGCGCGACTGGTACGCGGGGGGCGGCGCCCTGTGGGGAACCTGCGCGGGGGCGATTCTGCTGGCCCGCGAGGTTCTGGGGGCGCCCCCACAGTTCGGCGGACGGCAGGCGAGCCTCGGGCTGATGGACCTCACGGTTCGCCGCAACGCCTTTGGCCGGCAGGTGGACTCTTTTCGCGTGCCGCTGGACGTGCGGGGACTCGGGGCCCCCTTTCCCGCCGTCTTTATTCGCGCGCCCGTGATCGAGCAGGTAGGGCCCAGCGTAGAGGTGCTCGCGCGGCACGCTGGCCAGATTGTGCTGGCGCGCCAGGGCCGCCTGCTGGCGAGTGCCTTTCATCCAGAACTCACACCGGATCCCCGGCTTCACGCCCTGTTTCTGGACCTGATTGCTGGGCGCTGA
- a CDS encoding metallophosphoesterase — translation MRLAFISDLHGNIQALTAVKRFLLEEAVNQVIVVGDLVGYGASPGPVIDVVRREGWLTGLGSSDVRVALELGGSDGGRHGVAEQVLGWTRRVLSPEQMEFLRRLPPGGRLMTPVGRVRFFHGSPHTPEERLDLMAPERTLEELAEALGARVVVVGGTHVPFVRVVGDTTFVDPGSVGLSLNHEPGADVALVECLGRKPRVTLHKVPYDYASSAFDIMAWNLPPVIADVIRTGRMG, via the coding sequence TTGAGACTGGCGTTTATCAGTGATCTGCACGGCAACATTCAGGCCCTCACGGCTGTCAAGCGGTTTCTGCTCGAGGAAGCCGTGAACCAGGTGATCGTGGTGGGCGATCTGGTGGGGTACGGCGCGTCGCCCGGCCCGGTGATCGACGTTGTGCGGCGTGAGGGCTGGCTGACCGGTCTGGGCTCCAGCGACGTGCGGGTCGCGCTCGAACTGGGGGGCAGCGACGGGGGCCGCCACGGCGTTGCGGAACAGGTGCTGGGCTGGACGCGGCGGGTGCTCTCCCCCGAACAGATGGAGTTTCTGCGGCGCTTGCCGCCGGGTGGGCGCCTGATGACCCCGGTGGGACGGGTACGGTTCTTTCACGGCAGTCCCCACACCCCAGAGGAGCGGCTCGACCTGATGGCCCCCGAGCGTACCCTGGAGGAGCTGGCCGAGGCGCTGGGGGCGCGGGTGGTTGTGGTGGGCGGCACGCACGTTCCCTTTGTGCGGGTGGTGGGCGACACGACCTTTGTGGATCCCGGTTCGGTCGGCCTAAGCCTCAACCACGAGCCGGGTGCCGATGTGGCGCTTGTGGAGTGCCTGGGCCGTAAGCCCCGGGTCACCCTGCACAAGGTGCCCTATGACTACGCCTCCTCGGCGTTTGACATCATGGCTTGGAACCTGCCCCCGGTGATCGCCGACGTGATTCGCACGGGAAGGATGGGGTAA
- a CDS encoding Gfo/Idh/MocA family protein: protein MTTVAVLGCGNRGGDVYAPLLAAAGAQVTHLVDPRPARLAEVAARLGVPKEACFLEPEAFFALGRVADAVVIATPDDAHVTPCLRALALDYDVLLEKPICLQEAELDLLRAAEAASRGRVTVCHVLRAAPFFQALTAVLASGRLGRLVGIQHAENVAFWHYAHSYVRGNWAQSPPAAPFVLAKSCHDLDLLRAWAGAPPLRVSSEGTLHHFRPEHAPPGAAARCLHCPVVDCPYDARVIYGTRDPQRWPVTVLTAGGVSLAEALASGPYGRCVYGGGNNVPDHQAVTIVFANGVTAQLTVSAFTHNNTRTLKLLGTHGELRGHLERGEIELHDFRTGALERQTHDVSGNHGGGDKGLVQAWLAFLRGEAAVPTPLAESLDSHRLAFAAERARRGGTVEWLQT, encoded by the coding sequence ATGACAACGGTCGCTGTGCTGGGCTGCGGCAACCGGGGCGGAGACGTATACGCGCCCTTGCTCGCAGCCGCCGGCGCGCAGGTCACGCATCTGGTGGATCCCCGGCCAGCACGCCTCGCCGAGGTGGCCGCGCGGCTAGGGGTTCCAAAAGAGGCGTGTTTTCTGGAGCCGGAGGCATTTTTTGCGCTGGGGCGGGTAGCGGACGCGGTGGTGATCGCGACTCCCGATGACGCGCACGTGACGCCGTGCCTGCGAGCGCTGGCCCTGGACTACGACGTGCTGCTCGAAAAACCCATCTGTCTGCAGGAAGCCGAACTCGACCTGCTGCGGGCAGCGGAGGCCGCCTCCCGGGGGCGGGTGACGGTCTGCCACGTGCTGCGCGCCGCGCCCTTTTTTCAGGCGCTCACGGCGGTGCTCGCGTCTGGTCGGCTGGGCCGACTCGTAGGCATTCAGCACGCGGAGAACGTGGCCTTTTGGCACTACGCGCACTCGTACGTGCGGGGCAACTGGGCCCAGTCGCCGCCCGCCGCGCCCTTTGTGCTCGCCAAAAGTTGCCATGACCTCGACCTGCTGCGCGCCTGGGCGGGCGCGCCACCCCTGCGGGTCAGCAGCGAGGGCACCCTGCACCACTTTCGCCCCGAACACGCCCCGCCGGGCGCAGCGGCGCGGTGCCTCCACTGCCCGGTGGTGGACTGTCCGTACGACGCGCGGGTGATCTACGGCACCCGTGACCCCCAGCGCTGGCCGGTGACGGTGCTGACGGCGGGAGGGGTGTCCCTTGCGGAGGCGCTTGCCTCTGGGCCGTATGGACGCTGCGTGTACGGCGGCGGCAACAACGTGCCCGACCATCAGGCGGTCACCATCGTGTTTGCCAACGGGGTAACGGCGCAGCTCACAGTCAGCGCCTTTACCCACAACAACACGCGAACGCTGAAGCTGCTGGGTACCCACGGCGAGCTGCGCGGCCACCTCGAGCGCGGCGAGATCGAGCTGCACGACTTCCGCACGGGCGCACTGGAGCGGCAGACCCACGATGTGAGCGGCAACCACGGGGGCGGGGACAAGGGGCTCGTTCAGGCCTGGCTCGCGTTTTTGCGCGGTGAGGCCGCGGTACCCACTCCCCTGGCCGAGTCGCTCGACTCGCACCGCCTGGCCTTTGCCGCCGAGCGGGCGCGGCGGGGGGGAACGGTGGAGTGGCTTCAGACGTAG
- a CDS encoding C40 family peptidase: MSKAALDPRLYAFDAQTRLAEAALQGRLAGEGWQFVMPRPARAGNARVSLRAAPDGAAAQVTEALPGEALEVITERPDGWAWVRTEHDRYLGWARSAALVLKGAPAGEVLRVTALRAHAFAGPQVSRPILAELCAGAVLTRAPGDEVTEAGRRWLPVRLPDETEAWVQAVIFSPAPVHDLGACALRFLETPYVWGGRSAWGLDCSGLTQLVYGMAGRALARDADQQQAQLAPVTEPRRGDLAFFPGHVGVMLSERQMVHANATQMRVTVETLGEGEYGERLARSLTGFGRWDACR; encoded by the coding sequence GTGAGCAAAGCAGCGCTGGACCCACGCCTTTACGCGTTTGATGCCCAGACCCGTCTGGCCGAGGCCGCCCTGCAGGGGCGCTTGGCGGGAGAAGGCTGGCAGTTTGTCATGCCCCGCCCGGCTCGTGCGGGCAACGCCCGCGTGAGCCTGCGCGCCGCACCAGACGGGGCCGCCGCGCAGGTGACCGAAGCCCTTCCCGGTGAGGCGCTAGAAGTCATCACCGAGCGGCCAGACGGCTGGGCCTGGGTGCGCACCGAGCACGACCGGTACCTGGGCTGGGCCCGCAGCGCCGCTCTGGTGCTGAAGGGAGCGCCGGCCGGTGAGGTGCTGCGGGTGACGGCGCTGCGGGCCCACGCCTTTGCGGGTCCCCAGGTCAGCCGCCCCATTCTCGCGGAACTCTGCGCGGGAGCGGTCCTGACCCGCGCGCCCGGGGACGAGGTCACCGAGGCGGGCCGCCGCTGGCTGCCGGTGCGGCTGCCCGACGAAACAGAAGCCTGGGTGCAGGCGGTCATCTTCTCGCCTGCCCCGGTGCACGACCTAGGAGCGTGTGCCCTGCGGTTTCTGGAAACGCCCTACGTGTGGGGTGGGCGCAGCGCCTGGGGCCTGGACTGTTCGGGCCTGACCCAGCTCGTGTACGGGATGGCGGGGCGCGCCCTGGCACGCGACGCGGACCAGCAGCAGGCGCAGCTGGCCCCGGTGACCGAGCCGCGGCGGGGCGACCTGGCCTTTTTTCCCGGACACGTCGGGGTGATGCTCAGCGAGCGGCAGATGGTGCATGCCAACGCCACCCAGATGCGCGTGACGGTAGAGACACTGGGGGAAGGCGAGTACGGCGAGCGGCTGGCCCGCAGCCTGACGGGATTTGGGCGGTGGGACGCATGCCGGTGA
- a CDS encoding dipeptide epimerase — translation MPVTWETLELHTAQPFGIARWTHSTYPRTFVSFEQGGVTGRGEAAPNAFYGETRKTVEAVLPLLAQALTDGWDWDGLRARMQARLPAGHASAKCALEMAALEWAACTAGLPVWRLLGLSPSPLPESSVTVGLAELPKMRQAAREAVTRGHGILKVKLGTDRDEAIVEALREEAPAAELRVDANAAWTRPQARRMLDVLAAARVELLEQPLAADDLEGHAELRRSSPIPLVADESLHHVTDVPRLAAAFDGVNLKLAKLGGPLQALHALRLARACGLRVMMGCMVESSLGIAAAAQLAGACDWADLDGALLLADDPFTGLGWQAGRLQRPEGVGWGVKRR, via the coding sequence ATGCCGGTGACCTGGGAGACGCTCGAACTGCACACCGCGCAGCCCTTTGGCATCGCCCGCTGGACGCACTCGACCTACCCGCGCACCTTTGTCTCCTTTGAGCAAGGCGGCGTGACGGGCCGGGGCGAGGCTGCGCCGAATGCCTTTTACGGGGAGACACGGAAGACCGTCGAGGCGGTGCTCCCGCTGCTGGCCCAGGCCCTGACGGACGGCTGGGACTGGGACGGGCTGCGCGCGCGGATGCAGGCGCGGCTGCCGGCGGGGCACGCCAGCGCGAAGTGCGCCCTGGAGATGGCGGCGCTGGAATGGGCGGCCTGCACGGCGGGCCTGCCGGTGTGGCGGCTGCTGGGGCTCTCCCCCTCTCCCCTTCCCGAAAGCAGCGTGACGGTGGGCCTGGCCGAGCTGCCCAAGATGCGGCAGGCAGCGCGCGAGGCCGTGACGCGCGGGCACGGCATTCTCAAGGTCAAGCTGGGCACCGACCGGGATGAGGCCATTGTGGAGGCGCTGCGCGAGGAGGCACCTGCCGCTGAGCTCCGGGTGGACGCCAACGCCGCCTGGACCCGGCCGCAGGCGCGGCGGATGCTGGACGTGCTCGCTGCTGCCCGTGTCGAGCTGCTTGAGCAGCCCCTGGCGGCGGATGACCTGGAGGGCCACGCCGAGCTGCGGCGCAGTTCGCCCATTCCGCTGGTGGCTGACGAGAGCCTGCACCACGTCACGGACGTGCCGCGCCTGGCGGCGGCCTTTGACGGGGTGAACCTCAAGCTTGCCAAGCTGGGGGGACCCCTGCAAGCCCTTCACGCGTTGCGGCTGGCCCGCGCCTGCGGCCTGCGGGTGATGATGGGCTGCATGGTCGAGAGCTCGCTGGGGATCGCGGCGGCGGCCCAGCTGGCTGGGGCCTGCGACTGGGCGGACCTCGACGGAGCACTGCTGCTGGCCGACGATCCGTTTACGGGTCTGGGCTGGCAGGCGGGGCGGCTGCAGCGCCCTGAGGGGGTAGGCTGGGGGGTGAAGCGGCGATGA
- a CDS encoding diguanylate cyclase: protein MRRGRLRRFYRGDPRGLLLLWTPLPGALAYGVALLTQPQLVSAVYLALVGTGLAVGLLALTGPTRVRTALHRAAPQVYALLLLGAWLAALYLLPDHPATPGVAGAVPLYLPLISAVLFAQVAPGTAVVWSGATLLLLGLTGLPVPLLVAHAALLVALWAWCHTRAQLARSEARTQALHDLAHQDPLTGLLNRRALERDLVRAAEGWGLAVIDVDGLKRVNDTLGHAAGDDLLRRVAYGLARVAPPGSRAYRLGGDEFALLLPPGTAEAAEQLVAEVMREVRTVYAQGGASVGTACWRAGEAPDAWFTRADQAMYRHKGRARG from the coding sequence TTGAGAAGAGGCAGACTCCGCAGGTTCTACCGGGGAGACCCGCGGGGGCTCCTGCTGCTGTGGACGCCGCTTCCCGGCGCGCTTGCCTACGGCGTGGCCCTGCTGACCCAGCCGCAGCTTGTCTCTGCGGTCTACCTGGCGCTTGTGGGAACGGGTCTGGCGGTGGGTCTTTTGGCGCTCACCGGCCCGACCCGAGTGCGGACCGCGCTCCACAGGGCCGCGCCGCAGGTGTATGCACTGCTGCTGCTGGGCGCGTGGCTTGCGGCCCTTTACCTGTTGCCGGACCACCCCGCCACACCGGGCGTGGCCGGGGCCGTGCCGCTGTATCTCCCGCTCATCTCCGCTGTTCTCTTCGCCCAGGTTGCCCCGGGTACGGCTGTGGTCTGGTCGGGCGCAACACTCCTGCTGCTGGGGCTGACGGGACTGCCGGTTCCCCTGCTGGTGGCCCATGCTGCCTTGCTGGTGGCGCTCTGGGCCTGGTGCCACACCCGGGCGCAGCTGGCCCGGAGCGAGGCGCGCACACAGGCGCTGCACGACCTGGCCCATCAGGATCCCCTGACCGGTCTGCTCAACCGCCGGGCGCTGGAACGGGACCTGGTGCGTGCGGCCGAAGGGTGGGGACTCGCCGTCATCGACGTGGACGGGCTGAAGCGGGTCAACGACACCCTGGGCCACGCGGCGGGTGACGATCTGCTGCGCCGCGTGGCCTATGGCCTGGCCCGGGTCGCCCCGCCCGGAAGCCGGGCCTACCGTCTGGGGGGAGATGAGTTTGCCCTGCTGTTGCCGCCGGGGACAGCCGAGGCCGCAGAGCAGCTGGTGGCGGAAGTGATGCGCGAGGTCCGAACGGTCTATGCCCAGGGTGGTGCCAGCGTGGGCACGGCCTGCTGGCGGGCCGGAGAAGCCCCGGACGCCTGGTTTACCCGTGCCGACCAAGCGATGTACCGCCACAAGGGACGTGCTCGGGGGTAG